Proteins found in one Prosthecobacter debontii genomic segment:
- a CDS encoding transglutaminase family protein, with translation MRYNIIHRTTYTYESAVTVGHYTARLEPRALPFQECPWHELVIRPEPAQRSERSDYFGNTSVYFEIEGSHQKLEVIARSLVEVGCAEPFDPAKTPAWETIRDACRSDVYNVATPAGELTFASPLIPIGPLYADYARPSFPPKRPILEGVCDLNRRIFEDFIFDPTATDAATPVEKALTQRRGVCQDFAQVMIACLRSLGLPARYVSGYLETLPPPGQVKLVGADASHAWVSVYCGETCGWMDADPTNNILPSERHVTVAWGRDFSDVSPLRGVTTGAGEQRLQVAVDVLPDPD, from the coding sequence GTGCGCTACAACATCATCCATCGCACCACCTACACCTATGAAAGTGCCGTCACGGTGGGGCATTACACGGCTCGGTTGGAGCCACGGGCGCTGCCTTTTCAAGAGTGTCCCTGGCATGAGTTGGTGATTCGGCCCGAGCCGGCACAGCGTTCGGAGAGGTCGGACTACTTTGGCAACACCTCCGTGTACTTCGAGATTGAGGGCTCCCATCAAAAACTGGAGGTCATTGCCCGCAGTCTGGTGGAGGTGGGATGTGCAGAACCTTTTGATCCGGCCAAGACTCCAGCTTGGGAAACCATTCGCGATGCTTGCCGCAGTGATGTGTATAACGTGGCGACGCCTGCCGGTGAACTGACCTTCGCTTCGCCATTGATCCCCATTGGGCCTCTTTATGCAGATTACGCCCGCCCTTCGTTCCCACCCAAGCGGCCCATCTTAGAAGGCGTCTGTGATCTCAATCGCCGCATCTTCGAGGACTTTATTTTTGACCCCACCGCCACCGATGCCGCCACCCCGGTGGAGAAAGCCCTGACCCAACGCCGCGGTGTTTGCCAAGATTTTGCGCAGGTCATGATCGCCTGCTTACGATCACTGGGACTTCCCGCACGCTATGTCAGTGGTTACCTGGAGACGTTACCTCCCCCGGGACAAGTCAAGCTGGTGGGGGCAGATGCTTCCCATGCTTGGGTCTCTGTCTATTGTGGAGAGACCTGCGGCTGGATGGATGCGGATCCCACGAATAACATCCTGCCTTCCGAGCGTCACGTCACCGTGGCCTGGGGGCGGGATTTCAGCGATGTTAGCCCACTTCGAGGCGTCACCACCGGTGCTGGGGAGCAGCGCCTGCAGGTGGCTGTGGATGTGCTGCCTGATCCTGATTGA
- a CDS encoding efflux transporter outer membrane subunit, whose amino-acid sequence MHSRSLLLISALALSACAVGPNHKTPDVTDITPAQWRWQTAAPRDDHPRGDWWQVFKDSELNRLETLAVHNSPSLQAAIARVDQARAGARISTAPWSPDIRLNGDASREQTSGNLPTPVPVDIPRGRINSFSTMIDLSYEIDFWGKVRRQVESARATADSASANYYNALLTLTGDVAAQYFLLRSSDAELDALRRTISLREKFKNLLQDKFQAGAIPETDLARAVTELATAKAELADVKRQRQEASDTLALLCGQPASSFTLSERPIVAKAPPTIPAGVPASAIERRPDVAAAERIVKARNADIGVATADYFPAVKLTASGGYLTKDIDTLFGADSRVWSIGPSVSLPITALSVIRFNVKRQKALREEAIADYRQTVLSAIRDVETSLAQTRYLKEQAAAVSEAHTAATKATDLIRESYERGSLSYFELLDAERTRLQTERQTAQIAAQRHLATVRLIKALGGGW is encoded by the coding sequence ATGCATTCTCGTTCTTTGCTTCTCATCTCCGCACTGGCTCTCAGCGCCTGTGCCGTTGGGCCCAATCACAAAACCCCTGATGTCACCGACATCACCCCCGCTCAATGGCGCTGGCAGACGGCCGCACCACGCGACGATCATCCGCGTGGCGACTGGTGGCAGGTCTTCAAAGACAGTGAATTGAATCGCCTGGAGACCCTGGCGGTGCATAACAGCCCGAGCCTTCAGGCCGCGATCGCCCGAGTGGATCAAGCACGTGCAGGCGCGCGCATCAGCACCGCGCCATGGTCACCGGATATCCGCCTGAATGGCGATGCCAGCCGCGAGCAGACCTCCGGCAATCTCCCCACGCCTGTGCCTGTGGATATTCCACGTGGCCGCATCAATAGCTTCAGTACCATGATCGATCTCAGCTACGAGATTGATTTCTGGGGCAAAGTCCGACGTCAGGTGGAAAGCGCGCGCGCCACCGCCGACTCGGCTTCCGCCAATTATTACAACGCCCTGCTCACCCTCACGGGTGATGTCGCCGCACAATACTTCTTGTTACGCTCCTCCGATGCGGAACTCGATGCGCTTCGCCGCACCATCTCCCTGCGTGAAAAGTTCAAAAATCTGCTACAAGATAAGTTTCAAGCTGGAGCCATCCCTGAAACCGATCTCGCCCGAGCTGTCACGGAACTGGCCACCGCAAAGGCGGAACTCGCCGATGTGAAACGCCAGCGTCAAGAAGCCAGTGACACCCTGGCCCTCCTCTGCGGTCAGCCAGCGAGCAGCTTCACCTTGAGTGAGCGCCCCATCGTCGCCAAGGCTCCACCGACCATCCCCGCCGGAGTGCCAGCCTCCGCCATCGAGCGCCGACCCGATGTCGCCGCAGCTGAACGCATCGTTAAAGCCCGCAACGCCGATATCGGAGTCGCCACAGCGGATTACTTCCCCGCTGTCAAACTCACCGCCTCGGGAGGTTACCTCACCAAAGATATCGACACCTTGTTCGGAGCCGACAGTCGTGTCTGGAGCATTGGCCCCAGCGTCAGCCTGCCCATCACGGCCCTCAGCGTCATCCGATTCAACGTCAAACGCCAGAAAGCCCTCCGTGAGGAAGCCATCGCCGACTATCGCCAAACCGTGCTTTCCGCCATTCGAGATGTCGAAACCAGCCTCGCTCAAACACGCTATCTGAAGGAACAAGCCGCTGCCGTCAGCGAAGCCCATACCGCGGCCACTAAGGCCACCGACCTCATCCGTGAATCCTATGAACGCGGCTCTCTGAGCTACTTCGAGCTCTTGGATGCCGAACGCACCCGCCTGCAAACCGAACGCCAGACCGCTCAGATTGCCGCTCAGCGTCACCTCGCCACGGTCCGTCTCATCAAGGCTCTCGGCGGCGGCTGGTGA
- a CDS encoding efflux RND transporter permease subunit, which translates to MQWLAAISVKRPVFASVIILVFVVVGILGYTRLPVDRFPKIDFPTVSVVTRQDGATPKEIETEITDKIEEAVNTVAGIDELRSVSSEGISQVLITFVLEKNIDVAAQEVRDRIARIIPELPEDVDAPIIEKLDPDAAPILNLALVANKPTREITEYADKVLRRQLESVPGVGQITLLGGRLRQINIWLDPMRLRSYNLTAADIQRALRAQNVQIPAGTVKNAASEAGFRVLGKARSVAEIGQLIVRETEGGLVRIQDVARVEDGAEEQTTVARNNGIPSVVLSIRKQSGTNTVAVVDAVTEKLGDVKHLLPEGYHVEIVRDTSKVIRTSVDAVKEHLVLGAIFAAIVVLVFLGNSRATLISALAIPTSIIAAFGVMWAQGVTLNVISLVALALAVGIVIDDAIIVVENIFRHMEEKGKDSFTASIEGPREIGLAVMATTLSLLAVFVPVAFLSGIVGMFLKSFGLTMAFAIAVSLLVSFTLTPSLSARMFKNGHGTRFDRWLEHLVNIFYRPVEIVYMAMLRFSMRFRWIIVLGCIGILAAMPMLFRTVKKSFLPPVEEAEFMVNIRTPEGTSLAATDLMTERFAREVRKLNGVEGTLLTIGDNDQRTPNLAGIFVRLNDPALREEQQIIMDQVRQQIVPHFPKDWRITVLSVPPFNTGMSSANVQYFIAGPDLDVLTRATTQVMEEVKDLPGIRDLDSSLIPGKPEISGTVDRSKAGEMGASISDISSALRLLVGGLDVSTYDENGEQYDIHLQAEEPYRNTRDILNLLTVPSLKAGPVAISNLLTLDDTDSPSQINRLNRRRQVTITANNAPGVGETEILDGISNAVQRLGLPADYTSGSAGRSKEMAKAGKAFMVAFLMAFIFMYLILAAQFESWVHPFTILLALPLTLPFAILSLILFDQSVNIFSMLGILVLFGMVKKNGILQIDHTNQLREKGMDRLEAILLANKERLRPILMTTLAFVAGMVPMMLAKGVGAAYNNATAGVILGGQSLSLLLTLLATPVIYSIFDDIIHFRQRWRERRAAKAAAKPQQVFQAPI; encoded by the coding sequence ATGCAATGGCTTGCTGCAATCTCTGTTAAGCGCCCGGTCTTCGCCAGCGTCATCATCCTCGTCTTCGTCGTTGTGGGCATCCTCGGCTACACACGACTACCCGTGGACCGTTTCCCCAAAATTGACTTCCCCACCGTCAGTGTGGTGACGCGTCAAGATGGAGCCACACCCAAAGAGATCGAAACTGAAATCACCGACAAGATCGAGGAAGCCGTCAACACCGTCGCCGGTATTGATGAACTGCGCTCGGTCTCAAGCGAAGGCATTTCGCAGGTGCTCATCACCTTCGTACTTGAGAAGAACATTGACGTAGCCGCCCAGGAGGTGAGGGATCGAATAGCCCGCATCATCCCAGAGCTTCCTGAAGATGTGGATGCTCCCATCATCGAAAAACTCGACCCCGATGCCGCTCCGATTCTCAACCTCGCTCTCGTGGCTAACAAACCTACCCGCGAGATCACGGAGTATGCCGACAAGGTGCTGCGCCGTCAGCTCGAAAGCGTGCCCGGCGTCGGTCAGATCACGCTTCTGGGCGGACGCCTTCGCCAAATCAACATCTGGCTAGACCCGATGCGGCTGCGTTCCTACAATCTCACAGCGGCCGACATCCAACGTGCGCTTCGCGCACAGAACGTGCAGATCCCCGCAGGCACGGTGAAGAATGCGGCCAGCGAGGCAGGCTTCCGCGTGTTGGGAAAAGCCCGCAGTGTGGCAGAAATCGGTCAACTCATCGTCCGAGAAACCGAGGGCGGCCTCGTGCGCATTCAGGATGTGGCTCGTGTAGAAGACGGTGCGGAGGAGCAGACCACCGTCGCCCGTAACAACGGCATCCCATCGGTGGTGCTCTCCATCCGTAAACAAAGCGGCACCAACACCGTGGCTGTGGTGGATGCCGTGACGGAAAAGCTCGGGGATGTCAAACACCTGCTGCCTGAGGGTTATCACGTCGAGATCGTGCGTGACACCTCCAAGGTCATTCGCACCAGTGTGGATGCCGTGAAAGAGCACTTGGTGCTGGGTGCCATCTTTGCTGCTATCGTAGTGCTTGTTTTCCTCGGTAACTCCCGCGCCACCCTCATCTCCGCCCTCGCGATTCCTACCTCCATCATCGCAGCTTTCGGCGTCATGTGGGCGCAGGGAGTGACCTTGAATGTGATCAGCCTCGTCGCCCTGGCTTTGGCCGTGGGGATCGTGATTGATGACGCCATCATCGTCGTGGAAAACATCTTCCGCCACATGGAGGAAAAGGGCAAAGATTCCTTCACCGCCTCCATCGAAGGGCCTCGTGAAATCGGTCTCGCCGTGATGGCCACCACCCTTTCCTTGCTCGCGGTGTTCGTGCCCGTGGCCTTCCTGAGCGGCATCGTTGGCATGTTCCTGAAAAGCTTCGGCCTCACCATGGCCTTCGCCATTGCGGTCTCACTGTTGGTTAGCTTCACGCTCACGCCTTCCCTATCCGCACGCATGTTTAAAAACGGTCACGGCACTCGCTTTGATCGCTGGCTGGAACATCTGGTGAATATTTTCTATCGCCCGGTGGAGATCGTTTACATGGCCATGCTGCGCTTCTCCATGCGCTTTCGCTGGATCATCGTGCTCGGTTGTATTGGCATTCTCGCCGCGATGCCCATGCTCTTCCGCACGGTGAAGAAGAGCTTCTTACCGCCGGTCGAAGAGGCCGAGTTCATGGTCAATATCCGCACGCCTGAAGGCACCAGCCTCGCCGCCACAGATCTCATGACCGAGCGCTTTGCCCGCGAAGTCCGTAAACTCAATGGTGTGGAAGGCACCCTGCTGACCATCGGTGACAACGACCAACGCACCCCCAACCTCGCGGGCATCTTCGTCCGCCTGAATGATCCGGCCCTGCGGGAAGAACAGCAGATCATCATGGATCAGGTGCGCCAGCAGATCGTTCCTCACTTCCCGAAAGACTGGCGCATCACGGTGCTGTCCGTGCCGCCTTTCAATACCGGGATGTCCAGCGCTAACGTTCAATATTTCATAGCGGGTCCCGACCTGGATGTGCTCACCCGCGCCACCACGCAGGTCATGGAAGAGGTGAAAGACCTACCCGGTATCCGCGATCTCGACAGCTCACTCATTCCGGGCAAGCCCGAAATCTCCGGCACGGTGGACCGCAGCAAAGCAGGAGAGATGGGAGCCAGCATTTCGGACATCTCCAGTGCGCTACGACTGCTCGTGGGGGGATTGGATGTCTCGACGTATGATGAAAACGGTGAGCAATACGACATCCATCTCCAAGCTGAGGAACCCTATCGCAACACACGAGACATCCTCAATCTGCTCACCGTGCCCTCCCTCAAAGCGGGCCCGGTGGCCATCTCCAATCTCCTCACCCTGGACGACACCGACAGCCCCTCGCAGATCAATCGTCTAAACCGACGCCGTCAGGTCACCATCACCGCCAACAACGCGCCAGGTGTGGGTGAAACCGAAATCCTCGATGGCATCTCCAACGCCGTGCAACGGCTCGGCCTGCCCGCAGATTACACCAGCGGCAGCGCGGGCCGCTCGAAGGAAATGGCCAAGGCCGGCAAGGCCTTCATGGTCGCCTTCCTCATGGCTTTCATCTTCATGTATCTCATCCTGGCAGCCCAGTTTGAGAGCTGGGTCCACCCATTCACCATTTTGTTAGCCCTGCCGCTCACCCTGCCGTTTGCCATTCTCTCCCTGATTCTCTTCGATCAATCCGTGAACATCTTCTCCATGCTCGGCATCCTCGTGCTCTTCGGGATGGTGAAGAAAAACGGCATCCTTCAGATTGACCACACCAACCAACTTCGTGAGAAGGGCATGGACCGCCTGGAAGCCATTCTCTTAGCGAATAAAGAACGTCTCCGCCCCATTCTCATGACCACGCTCGCCTTCGTGGCAGGCATGGTGCCCATGATGTTGGCGAAAGGCGTGGGTGCGGCTTACAACAATGCCACGGCTGGGGTCATTCTCGGTGGTCAGAGCCTATCTCTCCTGCTGACCCTGCTGGCCACGCCGGTCATCTACTCCATCTTCGACGACATCATCCACTTCAGGCAACGCTGGCGTGAACGGCGCGCCGCCAAAGCTGCAGCCAAGCCTCAGCAGGTGTTCCAAGCCCCCATTTGA
- a CDS encoding efflux RND transporter periplasmic adaptor subunit — MKKALYTTLVVSSLTLAACHKPPAAPTEAPPQTAAITIQGDTDQASERSFPRYLRVTGQLTGKNDAVIAADATGRVLTTPVERGTQVAAGDVLVTLDDRQAKLSLAEANAALELAKAQLTLAKNEQARNQPLAKMKAISDSDYQKLLTEASAREADLAATQARRDLAQKAVDDCTIRAVFGGVVSERMVEPGEYLRPDSAVARVVDISQLRLVLNVPETQVGVLETGRTVEFTTAAYPDQRFTGTLKFLGAAMRESSRDLVVEAVVDNASGKLRPGFFCDARILLREEKAVAVPDGTLRIEGSRRKVFVITAENTLSERLVEIGDSRDGFTEIRRGVATGEKVLLNPSPEATDGLAFQPAA; from the coding sequence ATGAAAAAGGCCTTATACACCACACTTGTGGTTAGCTCCCTCACACTCGCGGCTTGTCACAAGCCACCTGCTGCACCCACCGAAGCGCCGCCCCAGACCGCCGCCATCACGATCCAAGGCGACACCGACCAAGCATCGGAGCGCAGTTTCCCCCGCTACCTCCGCGTCACGGGTCAATTGACGGGAAAAAATGATGCTGTGATCGCCGCCGATGCCACGGGCCGTGTCCTGACCACCCCCGTGGAACGCGGCACCCAGGTCGCGGCCGGCGACGTCCTCGTTACGCTCGATGACCGACAAGCCAAGCTGTCGCTCGCGGAGGCTAACGCCGCGCTCGAATTGGCCAAAGCTCAACTCACCCTCGCCAAAAACGAACAGGCCCGCAACCAGCCTCTGGCGAAGATGAAAGCCATCTCAGACTCCGACTATCAGAAGTTGCTCACCGAGGCCTCCGCCCGTGAAGCCGATCTCGCTGCCACCCAAGCCCGGCGAGATCTCGCTCAAAAAGCCGTGGATGATTGCACCATCCGCGCGGTCTTCGGCGGTGTCGTCTCCGAGCGTATGGTGGAACCCGGGGAATACCTGCGCCCAGACTCGGCTGTCGCACGTGTGGTCGATATCTCCCAACTTCGCCTTGTCCTGAATGTGCCTGAAACTCAGGTTGGCGTGTTAGAGACAGGCCGCACCGTGGAGTTCACCACCGCCGCCTATCCCGATCAGCGCTTCACAGGCACCCTCAAATTTCTTGGCGCCGCCATGCGCGAATCCTCACGGGACCTGGTGGTGGAAGCGGTGGTGGACAATGCGTCGGGTAAGCTGAGGCCCGGCTTCTTTTGCGATGCCCGCATCCTGCTCCGTGAGGAGAAGGCCGTGGCCGTGCCAGATGGCACCCTCCGCATCGAGGGCTCTCGCCGGAAGGTCTTTGTGATCACCGCGGAAAACACCCTGTCTGAGCGCCTGGTCGAGATTGGCGATAGCCGTGACGGCTTCACTGAAATCCGCCGTGGTGTCGCTACGGGTGAGAAGGTGCTTCTCAACCCCTCTCCAGAGGCGACCGACGGTCTCGCCTTTCAACCAGCGGCTTAA
- a CDS encoding TetR/AcrR family transcriptional regulator → MAKTSPTLRERDPDARKERILKAAGEVFAKTGFADGSVREISRKAGVNVASINYYFGSKEGLYRELLIESHRRMISEEPLPEFDDEPERALRQWVHFCLRFVLLKKPAHPVLGRLMAHEMQQPTPALGELVEGVMRPFFNQLVQMVANVVGDSRDTSFDRWHQEMAATQIMAMCTHFHHCREIIGRLGMGLPETETEIARLADSIADMALHGLLAKRATSTRAPTAAKSKSRKP, encoded by the coding sequence GTGGCTAAAACTTCCCCCACTCTCCGCGAACGCGACCCGGATGCCCGCAAGGAGCGAATCCTCAAGGCTGCAGGTGAGGTGTTTGCTAAAACCGGTTTTGCCGATGGCAGCGTGCGTGAGATCAGCCGGAAGGCAGGCGTCAACGTGGCCTCGATCAATTACTACTTCGGTAGCAAAGAAGGCCTGTATCGGGAGCTTCTGATCGAGTCCCACCGGCGCATGATTTCGGAAGAGCCCCTTCCCGAGTTCGACGACGAACCCGAACGCGCCCTCCGACAGTGGGTGCATTTTTGTTTGCGCTTCGTGCTCCTCAAAAAGCCTGCACATCCCGTGCTGGGTCGTTTGATGGCTCATGAGATGCAGCAGCCGACTCCGGCTCTGGGCGAGCTGGTGGAAGGTGTGATGAGGCCGTTCTTCAACCAATTGGTTCAAATGGTCGCCAATGTGGTTGGAGACAGCAGAGACACCTCCTTCGACCGCTGGCATCAAGAAATGGCCGCCACGCAGATCATGGCCATGTGCACACACTTTCATCACTGCCGCGAGATCATTGGGCGACTGGGCATGGGCTTGCCTGAAACCGAAACCGAGATCGCCCGTCTCGCCGATAGCATCGCCGATATGGCCCTGCATGGACTGCTGGCCAAAAGAGCCACGTCCACTCGCGCCCCTACAGCCGCCAAGTCAAAATCCCGCAAACCCTAG
- a CDS encoding efflux RND transporter permease subunit: MSLARYALRHPWTVLVAVVAVCLGAWLALQRMTRDIFPPLGIPTIYVAQPYGGMDPLQMEGYLTYRYEYHFLYIANIEHVESKSIQGASIMKLQFHPGTDMSQAMSETVAQVNRSRAFMPPGTVAPFIMRFDAGSVAVGHLVFSTDDPNISLNQMQDQALNRVRPAFATLPGVSAPPPFGGSSRAIVVNVNPDRMKAYGLSPDEIVQAIARGNPISPSGNINLDGRYPIVPTNAIVSNVKDLEAVPLKKTEAGAVFIRDVATVADGADVTTSYALANGKRTVYLPVTKRAEASTLEVVKRVREAVPEFQKLLPDGIKVSFEFDQTPVVNRSIQDLVKEGALGAVLTGLMVLIFLRDLRTAFIVVINIPLALLASAFGLWISGQNIHLMTLGGLALAVGILVDEATVTVENIHTHLARGKPLARAALEGTLETTQPRLLAMLCILAVFIPAFFMEGAAKALFVPLALAVGFAMLASFLLSSTLVPVLSVWFLPTKQTLHEESLGFFARSYQGVVKAAVAMRWILVPAYLAGAGLIIVSFGPFLGTEIFPKTDSGQFAIRFRAPSGTQVATTEKIAQKILHVIEHDLGEGVTVDFSLGMVGVHNSSFPVNLVHLWNGGPEEGWLAVQMKPGRMNVEEIEEKLRAILARELPEVRLSFEPQDIVSRVMSFGASTPIEIAVSGPSLPTSKEHAEKILAKLKELPFLRDVQIAQTLDAPTVNVQIDRERAGLLGVEVEDVTRSLVAATTSSRFTTPVFWADPGTGISFNVQVQIPEERTQSLEDLGNVPVTSKLGNPVLLRNLAKIEPGTAVGTYERYNLVRLVSVTANIHDRDFGSAIHAVNQALKEIGPAPDGKTKVDVRGQVVPYNQLYEGFSRGLVIAIVVIFLLLCANFQSLRLALVVISTMPAVIAGVVLALFFTGTTVNIQSAMGAIMAVGVAVANAILLVSFADRARREKQGDRHAAAVEGAVSRLRPILMTSFAMMAGMMPLALGAGQTAPLGRAVVGGLALATVATLLFLPSVFALLASRKATSASLDPDDENGALYEGRA; this comes from the coding sequence ATGTCTTTAGCTCGTTATGCTCTCCGCCATCCCTGGACTGTTCTCGTTGCTGTTGTGGCGGTGTGTTTAGGGGCTTGGCTGGCGCTGCAGCGGATGACGCGGGATATTTTCCCGCCGCTCGGCATCCCCACCATCTATGTGGCGCAGCCTTATGGCGGTATGGACCCGCTGCAGATGGAAGGCTATCTGACTTATCGTTACGAGTATCACTTCCTCTACATCGCCAACATTGAGCATGTGGAGAGCAAGTCCATCCAGGGCGCTTCGATCATGAAGCTGCAGTTTCATCCCGGCACGGATATGAGTCAGGCGATGTCGGAGACGGTGGCGCAGGTCAATCGCTCTCGCGCTTTCATGCCTCCCGGGACGGTAGCTCCCTTCATCATGCGCTTCGATGCGGGCAGTGTTGCGGTCGGGCATCTGGTGTTCTCTACGGATGATCCGAACATCTCGCTGAATCAGATGCAGGATCAGGCCTTGAACCGAGTGCGTCCGGCCTTTGCGACCTTGCCTGGAGTCTCCGCTCCGCCACCGTTTGGCGGGAGCTCTCGCGCCATCGTGGTGAATGTGAATCCGGATCGGATGAAGGCCTACGGTCTCTCACCGGATGAGATCGTGCAGGCGATTGCACGTGGGAATCCCATCAGTCCCTCGGGCAATATCAATCTGGACGGTCGTTACCCCATCGTGCCGACCAACGCGATTGTCTCGAATGTGAAGGATCTGGAGGCGGTGCCTTTGAAAAAGACGGAGGCGGGGGCGGTCTTCATCCGGGATGTGGCGACTGTGGCAGATGGGGCTGATGTGACCACATCTTATGCCTTGGCCAATGGCAAGCGCACGGTGTATCTGCCTGTGACGAAGCGTGCTGAGGCTTCGACCTTGGAAGTGGTGAAGCGAGTGCGTGAAGCGGTGCCCGAGTTTCAAAAACTGCTGCCGGATGGGATCAAGGTGAGCTTCGAGTTTGATCAAACGCCGGTGGTGAATCGCAGCATTCAGGATCTGGTGAAAGAAGGCGCATTGGGGGCTGTGCTCACGGGCTTGATGGTGCTGATTTTCCTGCGGGATCTACGCACCGCTTTCATTGTGGTGATCAATATCCCATTGGCCTTGCTCGCCTCAGCCTTTGGCCTCTGGATCAGTGGTCAAAACATCCACCTTATGACCCTGGGTGGATTGGCCCTTGCGGTGGGGATCCTCGTGGATGAGGCGACGGTGACGGTGGAGAACATTCATACCCATCTGGCGCGTGGCAAGCCTCTGGCACGTGCAGCTCTGGAGGGGACCCTGGAGACGACTCAGCCACGTTTGCTGGCCATGCTGTGTATCTTGGCCGTCTTCATTCCTGCCTTCTTCATGGAGGGTGCGGCGAAGGCTTTGTTTGTGCCATTGGCATTGGCGGTGGGGTTTGCGATGCTGGCGTCCTTTCTCCTGTCCAGCACGCTGGTGCCCGTGCTCTCGGTGTGGTTCTTACCGACGAAACAAACGCTGCATGAAGAGTCTCTGGGATTCTTTGCGCGTAGCTACCAAGGTGTCGTGAAGGCCGCGGTGGCCATGCGGTGGATTCTCGTGCCCGCTTATCTCGCTGGGGCCGGTTTGATCATCGTGTCCTTCGGCCCTTTTCTAGGCACGGAGATCTTTCCGAAAACGGATAGCGGTCAGTTTGCCATTCGCTTTCGTGCCCCCAGCGGCACGCAGGTCGCTACCACCGAGAAGATCGCCCAAAAGATCCTGCATGTCATCGAACACGATCTGGGGGAGGGCGTGACGGTGGATTTTTCGTTAGGCATGGTCGGCGTGCATAACTCCAGCTTCCCGGTGAACCTCGTGCACCTATGGAATGGCGGACCGGAGGAGGGATGGCTGGCGGTGCAGATGAAGCCCGGACGCATGAACGTTGAGGAGATCGAGGAAAAGCTACGCGCGATTCTCGCTCGTGAGTTGCCTGAGGTGCGCTTGTCTTTCGAGCCGCAGGACATCGTCAGCCGAGTGATGAGCTTCGGTGCTTCGACGCCCATTGAGATCGCGGTCAGCGGGCCAAGTTTGCCGACCAGCAAGGAACACGCGGAGAAGATTTTGGCGAAGCTCAAGGAACTGCCTTTCCTGCGCGATGTGCAGATCGCGCAGACGCTCGATGCACCTACGGTCAATGTGCAGATTGATCGTGAGCGGGCGGGCTTGCTCGGGGTGGAGGTGGAGGATGTGACGCGCTCGCTTGTTGCTGCTACGACCTCCAGTCGTTTTACCACACCGGTTTTCTGGGCTGATCCAGGCACAGGCATCAGCTTCAACGTTCAGGTGCAGATTCCTGAAGAGCGCACGCAATCGCTGGAGGATCTGGGAAATGTGCCGGTCACCTCGAAGCTGGGAAACCCCGTGCTGCTGCGTAATCTGGCCAAGATCGAACCCGGCACTGCGGTAGGCACCTATGAACGCTACAATCTGGTGCGTCTGGTAAGTGTCACGGCGAACATTCATGATCGCGACTTTGGCAGTGCGATCCATGCGGTAAATCAAGCGCTGAAAGAGATTGGGCCTGCTCCCGATGGGAAAACGAAGGTGGATGTGCGCGGGCAGGTGGTTCCGTATAACCAACTTTATGAGGGCTTTAGCCGGGGCTTGGTCATTGCCATTGTGGTGATCTTTCTCCTGCTGTGTGCCAATTTCCAATCGCTCCGCTTGGCACTCGTGGTGATTTCCACCATGCCTGCCGTCATCGCTGGGGTGGTTTTGGCGTTATTCTTCACCGGCACGACCGTGAATATCCAGTCGGCGATGGGGGCCATCATGGCAGTCGGGGTGGCCGTGGCGAATGCGATCTTGCTCGTCTCCTTCGCCGACCGTGCCCGGCGAGAGAAGCAGGGAGATCGGCATGCGGCTGCGGTGGAAGGTGCCGTGAGTCGCTTGCGCCCCATCTTGATGACCAGCTTCGCCATGATGGCAGGTATGATGCCCTTGGCTCTGGGTGCGGGGCAAACGGCTCCTCTGGGGCGTGCCGTGGTTGGAGGACTGGCGTTGGCGACGGTGGCCACCCTGCTTTTCCTGCCCTCCGTGTTTGCTCTGTTGGCCAGTCGAAAGGCCACTTCAGCGTCGCTCGACCCCGACGATGAAAATGGCGCTCTTTATGAAGGTCGTGCCTGA